A genomic region of Tsukamurella pulmonis contains the following coding sequences:
- a CDS encoding hotdog fold domain-containing protein yields MSEPESDKVDLRSEIPRFRPATPPPSFGELVENLRRLQDLAVSVDATDEVYAQARDRVAELTELLAPYAAPEGKGPANRSMALPGRGSLLMPPFVVEKFDEESVVARGVLRRYHLGGGGVAHGGVLPLIFDDNFGNVVYAAKRPISRTAYLHVNYRKVTPLDVPLIIEGKVDRVDGRKTFITARLTEEDGTLLADGEGLMVQLLPGQP; encoded by the coding sequence ATGAGCGAGCCGGAATCGGACAAGGTGGACCTGCGCAGCGAGATCCCGCGTTTCCGCCCCGCCACACCCCCGCCCTCGTTCGGCGAGCTCGTCGAGAACCTGCGCCGCCTGCAGGATCTCGCGGTGAGCGTCGACGCGACCGACGAGGTGTACGCGCAGGCGCGCGACCGGGTGGCGGAGCTGACGGAGTTGCTCGCGCCCTACGCGGCGCCGGAGGGCAAGGGGCCGGCGAACCGCAGCATGGCGCTGCCGGGCCGCGGCAGCCTGCTCATGCCCCCGTTCGTCGTGGAGAAGTTCGACGAGGAGTCCGTCGTCGCGCGGGGCGTGCTGCGCCGCTACCACCTCGGCGGCGGCGGAGTGGCCCACGGCGGTGTGCTGCCGCTGATCTTCGACGACAACTTCGGCAACGTGGTCTACGCCGCCAAGCGGCCGATCAGCCGTACCGCGTACCTGCACGTCAACTACCGCAAGGTGACGCCGCTCGACGTGCCGCTGATCATCGAGGGCAAGGTGGACCGCGTCGACGGCCGCAAGACCTTCATCACCGCGCGCCTGACGGAGGAGGACGGCACACTCCTCGCCGACGGCGAGGGCCTGATGGTGCAGTTGCTGCCCGGCCAGCCCTGA
- a CDS encoding lipid-transfer protein, producing MSALSGRAAIAGIGATEFSKDSGRSELRLAVECVRAALDDAGLTPQDVDGLVTFTMDTNSEIAVARELRIPELKFFSRINFGGGAAAATVQQAAMAVATGVADVVVAYRAFNERSGHRFGQVSSAAAQQVNTNGIDNAFHYPAGIATPAATVAMAARRYMHDFGATSEDFGRVAVLDRARAATNPRAWFYGKPITLEEHQSSRFVAEPLHLLDCCQESDGGVALVITSAERARDLKQTPAVIAAAAQGAGPDQYVMTSYYRDGLTGLPEMGVVGSQLWAQAGMAPSDMDLAVLYDHFTPYVLMQLEELGFCGRGEAPSYLAAGTCELDGALPLNPHGGQLGEAYIHGMNGIAEAVRQLRGSAANQIAGAERAVVTAGTGVPTSGLVLSKV from the coding sequence ATGAGCGCACTGAGCGGCAGGGCCGCGATCGCCGGCATCGGCGCCACCGAGTTCTCCAAGGACTCCGGCCGCAGCGAGCTGCGGCTCGCCGTGGAATGCGTGCGCGCCGCCCTCGACGACGCGGGCCTGACCCCGCAGGACGTGGACGGCCTGGTGACCTTCACGATGGACACCAACTCCGAGATCGCCGTCGCCCGCGAGCTGCGGATCCCGGAGCTGAAGTTCTTCAGCCGCATCAACTTCGGCGGCGGCGCCGCGGCCGCCACCGTGCAGCAGGCGGCGATGGCCGTCGCCACCGGCGTGGCCGACGTCGTGGTGGCCTACCGCGCCTTCAACGAGCGCTCCGGGCACCGCTTCGGTCAGGTCTCGAGCGCCGCGGCCCAGCAGGTGAACACCAACGGCATCGACAACGCCTTCCACTACCCCGCCGGGATCGCCACCCCGGCGGCCACCGTCGCGATGGCGGCCCGCCGCTACATGCACGACTTCGGCGCCACCAGTGAGGATTTCGGCCGCGTCGCGGTGCTCGACCGGGCACGGGCCGCCACCAATCCCCGCGCCTGGTTCTACGGCAAGCCGATCACGCTGGAAGAACATCAGTCCTCCCGGTTCGTCGCCGAGCCGCTGCACCTGCTCGACTGCTGCCAGGAGTCGGACGGCGGTGTGGCGCTGGTGATCACCAGCGCCGAGCGCGCCCGCGACCTGAAGCAGACCCCGGCCGTGATCGCCGCCGCCGCACAGGGCGCGGGCCCCGACCAGTACGTGATGACCAGCTACTACCGCGACGGACTCACGGGCCTGCCCGAGATGGGCGTGGTCGGCAGCCAGCTGTGGGCCCAGGCGGGCATGGCACCGTCGGACATGGACCTGGCCGTGCTGTACGACCACTTCACCCCCTACGTGCTCATGCAGCTCGAGGAACTCGGCTTCTGCGGGCGGGGCGAGGCACCGTCGTACCTCGCAGCCGGGACGTGCGAGCTCGACGGGGCCCTGCCGCTCAACCCGCACGGCGGCCAGCTCGGGGAGGCGTACATCCACGGCATGAACGGCATCGCTGAGGCGGTGCGACAGCTGCGCGGGAGCGCGGCGAACCAGATCGCCGGGGCGGAACGCGCCGTCGTCACCGCCGGGACCGGGGTGCCGACCAGCGGTTTGGTGCTGAGTAAGGTCTGA
- a CDS encoding MaoC family dehydratase, which translates to MNYPATLTAGGITVGTALPPMTIHASTTFVATTAIATRDFQDVHHDRDAAHARGSKDIFVNILTDNGLVQKYVTDWAGPEAFVRNIAIRLGAPCYAGDTLHFSGTVTEIDGAVVTIAVTAKGALGDHISGTATVELPA; encoded by the coding sequence ATGAACTACCCCGCAACACTGACAGCGGGCGGGATCACCGTCGGGACGGCGCTGCCGCCCATGACGATCCACGCCAGCACCACCTTCGTCGCGACCACGGCCATCGCCACCCGCGACTTCCAGGACGTGCACCACGACCGCGACGCGGCGCACGCCCGGGGTAGCAAGGACATCTTCGTCAACATCCTCACCGACAACGGGCTGGTCCAGAAGTACGTGACCGACTGGGCGGGCCCGGAGGCCTTCGTGCGGAACATCGCCATCCGTCTCGGCGCGCCCTGCTACGCCGGAGACACCCTGCACTTCTCGGGCACGGTCACGGAGATCGACGGTGCAGTCGTCACCATCGCGGTGACCGCGAAGGGCGCACTGGGGGATCACATCTCCGGCACGGCGACCGTGGAGCTGCCGGCATGA
- a CDS encoding bifunctional MaoC family dehydratase N-terminal/OB-fold nucleic acid binding domain-containing protein — protein MTAATDTTAAVHAAAERIRALGDSTPRAGRDPVNQPMINNWTEAIGDTNPLYADPEFAARSRFGGPVAPPAMAQVWSMRGLHGERAGDDPLGLMTEALDELGFTSVVATNSDQTYHRHVRPGEEITASSRLEDVVGPKKTGLGEGWFFTTRTLWRVGDEVVAEMVFRILKFRPPASDAPETTVPDAGPSGRIVDASAYAGGVLRPVISRDTSFYWEGAKIGELRIQRWGETLRHPPGPMDPGGDLTLAPDYVVSPGTGTVFSFVVHHHPKVPGKRLPFVVALVELDEGVRVLGELIDVDPTAVEIGMPVRAVFLRVDDDLTLPAWEAR, from the coding sequence ATGACCGCCGCGACGGACACCACCGCGGCCGTGCACGCCGCAGCCGAGCGGATCCGTGCGCTCGGCGATTCCACGCCGCGCGCCGGCCGGGATCCGGTGAACCAGCCGATGATCAACAATTGGACCGAGGCGATCGGCGACACCAACCCGCTCTACGCGGACCCGGAGTTCGCCGCGAGGTCGCGCTTCGGCGGACCCGTCGCTCCGCCCGCGATGGCGCAGGTGTGGTCCATGCGGGGCCTGCACGGCGAGCGCGCCGGCGACGACCCGCTCGGCCTCATGACCGAGGCCCTGGACGAGCTCGGCTTCACCTCGGTCGTCGCGACCAATTCGGACCAGACCTACCACCGGCACGTGCGGCCCGGCGAGGAGATCACCGCCTCGTCGCGCCTCGAGGACGTGGTGGGACCGAAGAAGACCGGGCTCGGCGAGGGCTGGTTCTTCACCACCCGCACACTCTGGCGCGTGGGCGACGAGGTGGTCGCCGAGATGGTCTTCCGCATCCTCAAGTTCCGCCCGCCCGCGTCCGATGCACCGGAGACCACCGTTCCCGACGCCGGGCCGAGCGGCCGGATCGTGGACGCCTCCGCCTACGCCGGCGGCGTACTGCGCCCGGTGATCTCGCGCGATACGTCCTTCTACTGGGAAGGCGCGAAGATCGGCGAGCTGCGCATCCAGCGCTGGGGCGAGACCCTGCGACACCCGCCTGGGCCGATGGACCCGGGCGGCGACCTCACCCTCGCGCCCGACTACGTGGTCTCCCCCGGTACCGGGACCGTCTTCAGCTTCGTCGTGCACCACCACCCGAAGGTCCCCGGCAAGCGCCTGCCCTTCGTGGTGGCGCTCGTCGAGCTCGACGAGGGCGTCCGCGTGCTCGGCGAGCTGATCGACGTGGACCCGACCGCCGTCGAGATCGGCATGCCGGTGCGCGCCGTTTTCCTGCGGGTCGACGACGATCTGACACTGCCCGCGTGGGAGGCCCGGTGA
- a CDS encoding acyl-CoA dehydrogenase yields the protein MDFRPDENQVAVAGLAADVLGHAAARESTDAAGGVDRSDGAWRATWADLARADLLGLAAPEDLGGAGLGAEEVAAVLTEAGRLAIAAPVLPGLALGILPVAVHGTDDQRRRLLPAALTGEELIVGALSEVGAAVPTAPSTRAVRTASGWALTGRKVAVGYAQHAAHLLVSATTDDGAAVFLVPAPAPGVTVTPSPTSTGAAEGTVDLAGVELPAESVLGGSTDGTVAQAVRECGLSGAAAVADGALAGALALTVDHLRKREQFGRPLGAFQAVAQQIADVYIASRTLHLAAASAAWRVGTGSPADEATALAAHWLAAEAPAAVRTCHHLHGGIGVDVTYPLHRFYSTIKDLTRFVGGVPQTVRALSAAHRDDATNADESGRFLALTTSQRALQAELRDYFSTLMTPEERAEMLVQRHGEAFRDVVRRMGIDDRLGVGWPIEYGGKGFGPIEQYLFANEASRADVQLPSVTLQTVGPTLQAFGTEEQKARFLPKILSGEIHFAIGYTEPEAGTDLASIRTTAVRDGDHYVVNGQKIFTTGGHDADYVWIAVRTDPDAPKHKGISILILDTKDPGYSWTPIITADGAHHVNATYYNDVRVPVDMLVGAENEGWKLITTQLNHERVMLGPSGRIGVLHDRVDAWAHEKDLLGDPDVAGALARVRAAELINELLNWQVAAAEAGGPVDVADASATKVFGSDRIQGLTALLEETVGTHGDPSDPATAELLQWLDIQAKRHLVLTFGGGVNEIQRELIALMGLQLPRVPR from the coding sequence GTGGACTTCCGTCCGGACGAGAACCAGGTGGCCGTCGCCGGCCTCGCGGCCGACGTGCTCGGGCACGCCGCCGCGCGCGAGAGCACGGACGCCGCCGGGGGCGTCGACCGGTCCGACGGGGCCTGGCGCGCCACGTGGGCCGACCTCGCCCGTGCCGATCTCCTCGGCCTCGCCGCACCCGAGGATCTCGGCGGCGCCGGGCTCGGGGCGGAGGAGGTGGCCGCGGTGCTCACCGAGGCCGGCCGGCTCGCGATTGCGGCCCCGGTCCTGCCCGGCCTCGCGCTCGGCATCCTCCCGGTCGCCGTCCACGGCACCGACGATCAGCGGCGCCGGCTCCTGCCCGCGGCCCTGACCGGCGAGGAGCTCATCGTCGGCGCGCTGAGCGAGGTCGGCGCCGCCGTGCCCACCGCGCCGTCCACCCGCGCCGTCCGCACCGCGAGTGGCTGGGCGCTCACCGGCCGGAAGGTGGCCGTCGGCTACGCACAGCACGCCGCCCACCTCCTGGTGAGCGCGACCACCGACGACGGCGCTGCGGTCTTCCTGGTGCCCGCGCCCGCGCCCGGCGTCACGGTCACCCCGAGCCCCACCTCGACGGGAGCGGCCGAGGGCACCGTCGACCTGGCGGGCGTGGAGCTTCCCGCCGAGTCCGTTCTGGGCGGTTCGACCGACGGGACCGTCGCGCAGGCGGTGCGCGAGTGCGGTCTGTCGGGCGCGGCCGCCGTCGCCGACGGTGCGCTCGCCGGGGCGCTCGCGCTCACCGTCGATCATCTGCGCAAGCGCGAGCAGTTCGGGCGCCCGCTGGGCGCCTTCCAGGCCGTCGCCCAGCAGATCGCCGACGTCTACATCGCCTCCCGCACCCTGCACCTCGCCGCCGCGTCCGCAGCGTGGCGCGTGGGTACCGGCTCGCCCGCGGACGAGGCGACCGCGCTCGCCGCGCACTGGCTGGCGGCGGAGGCGCCGGCGGCCGTGCGGACCTGCCATCACCTGCACGGCGGTATCGGGGTCGACGTCACCTACCCGCTGCACCGGTTCTACTCGACGATCAAGGATCTGACCCGGTTCGTCGGCGGCGTCCCACAGACCGTGCGCGCCCTGTCGGCCGCGCACCGCGATGATGCGACGAACGCCGACGAGTCGGGACGCTTCCTGGCGCTCACCACCTCCCAACGTGCCCTGCAGGCCGAGTTGCGCGACTACTTCTCGACCCTGATGACGCCCGAGGAACGCGCCGAGATGCTCGTGCAGCGGCACGGCGAGGCGTTCCGGGACGTTGTCCGCCGCATGGGGATCGACGACCGGCTGGGCGTCGGATGGCCGATCGAGTACGGCGGCAAGGGGTTCGGTCCGATCGAGCAGTACCTGTTCGCGAACGAGGCCTCCCGCGCCGATGTGCAGCTGCCCTCGGTCACACTGCAGACCGTCGGACCCACGCTGCAGGCCTTCGGCACCGAGGAACAGAAGGCGCGGTTCCTGCCCAAGATCCTCTCCGGCGAGATCCATTTCGCGATCGGCTACACCGAGCCCGAGGCGGGCACCGACCTCGCCTCGATCCGCACCACCGCGGTCCGCGACGGCGATCACTACGTGGTGAACGGCCAGAAGATCTTCACCACCGGCGGCCACGACGCCGACTACGTGTGGATCGCCGTGCGCACCGATCCGGACGCCCCCAAGCACAAGGGCATCTCGATCCTCATCCTCGACACCAAGGATCCCGGGTACAGCTGGACGCCGATCATCACCGCGGACGGCGCGCACCACGTGAACGCCACCTACTACAACGACGTCCGCGTGCCGGTGGACATGCTGGTCGGCGCCGAGAACGAGGGGTGGAAGCTGATCACGACCCAGCTCAACCACGAGCGGGTCATGCTCGGTCCGTCGGGCCGCATCGGCGTGCTGCACGACCGGGTCGACGCGTGGGCGCACGAGAAGGACCTGCTGGGCGACCCCGACGTGGCCGGGGCGCTCGCCCGGGTCCGCGCAGCGGAGCTCATCAACGAGCTCCTGAACTGGCAGGTGGCTGCCGCCGAGGCGGGTGGCCCCGTCGACGTGGCTGACGCCTCCGCCACCAAGGTCTTCGGCTCGGACCGCATCCAGGGACTCACGGCACTGCTGGAGGAGACGGTCGGGACACACGGCGACCCGTCCGACCCGGCGACCGCGGAGCTGTTGCAGTGGCTCGACATCCAGGCCAAGCGGCACCTGGTACTGACCTTCGGCGGCGGGGTCAACGAGATCCAGCGCGAACTGATCGCCCTCATGGGCCTGCAACTGCCGCGGGTGCCCCGATGA
- a CDS encoding TIGR03619 family F420-dependent LLM class oxidoreductase has product MRFTYAEAMTDPSYYVPLAQAAEEAGYDSMCVADSIAYPEVSDSTYPYTPDGSREFLDGKEFVETFVLASALAASTKTLRFTPFVLKLPIRPPVLVAKQAASLASLSGNRFSLGVGISPWPEDFEIMGVPFERRGKRMDECIEIIKGLSTGEYFEYHGEFFDIPSIKIAPVPTEPLPILVGGHADAALRRAVRLCDGWMHAGGDGEELDRMLARIDELRAEHDKKEFQIHVISLDAYTADGIKRLEDKGVTDVIVGFRLPYQLGPDTEPLQTKIDHLRRYADSVISKFA; this is encoded by the coding sequence ATGCGATTCACGTACGCCGAGGCGATGACCGACCCGTCGTACTACGTGCCGCTCGCTCAGGCGGCCGAGGAGGCCGGTTACGACAGCATGTGCGTCGCGGACAGCATCGCCTACCCGGAGGTCTCGGACTCGACCTACCCGTACACACCCGACGGGAGCCGGGAATTCCTGGATGGCAAGGAGTTCGTCGAGACCTTCGTGCTCGCTTCCGCGCTCGCCGCGTCCACGAAGACCCTCCGCTTCACGCCCTTCGTCCTGAAGCTGCCGATCCGGCCCCCGGTGCTGGTGGCGAAGCAGGCCGCGTCGCTGGCGTCTCTCAGCGGCAACCGTTTCTCGCTCGGCGTCGGGATCAGCCCGTGGCCCGAGGACTTCGAGATCATGGGCGTGCCCTTCGAGCGTCGCGGCAAGCGCATGGACGAGTGCATCGAGATCATCAAGGGCCTGAGCACCGGCGAGTACTTCGAGTACCACGGCGAGTTCTTCGACATCCCCTCCATCAAGATCGCCCCGGTGCCCACCGAGCCCCTGCCGATCCTGGTCGGCGGGCACGCGGACGCGGCCCTGCGCCGCGCCGTGCGGCTGTGCGACGGCTGGATGCACGCCGGCGGCGACGGCGAGGAGCTCGACCGGATGCTCGCCCGGATCGACGAGCTGCGTGCCGAGCACGACAAGAAGGAGTTCCAGATCCACGTGATCTCGTTGGACGCCTACACCGCGGACGGGATCAAGCGGCTCGAGGACAAGGGGGTCACCGACGTCATCGTCGGATTCCGGCTGCCGTATCAGCTGGGACCGGACACCGAGCCGCTGCAGACCAAGATCGATCACCTGCGGCGCTACGCCGACTCCGTGATCAGCAAGTTCGCCTGA
- a CDS encoding nuclear transport factor 2 family protein codes for MKDDHPAVLAGRASQAAASGRRKQEWLDLFADDGVVEDPVGPSGFDPEGKGHHGREEISAFYDKTIGVAESLEFLFGDGFACGNEVAFTGLIRTVIGGHVIDAEGVFTYKVDVAGKIVALRAFWEVDRAMATARPVDS; via the coding sequence ATGAAAGACGATCATCCCGCCGTGCTCGCCGGCCGTGCCTCGCAGGCCGCCGCCAGCGGCCGCCGCAAGCAGGAGTGGCTCGACCTGTTCGCCGATGACGGCGTGGTCGAGGATCCCGTCGGCCCCTCCGGCTTCGATCCCGAGGGCAAGGGGCACCACGGCCGCGAGGAGATCTCTGCCTTCTACGATAAGACGATCGGCGTCGCCGAGTCGCTGGAGTTCCTCTTCGGCGACGGCTTCGCCTGCGGGAACGAGGTGGCCTTCACCGGCCTGATCCGCACGGTGATCGGCGGGCACGTCATCGACGCCGAGGGCGTGTTCACCTACAAGGTGGACGTTGCCGGCAAGATCGTGGCGCTGCGCGCCTTCTGGGAGGTCGATCGCGCCATGGCGACCGCCCGCCCCGTCGACTCCTGA
- a CDS encoding MaoC/PaaZ C-terminal domain-containing protein, whose product MPIDPSVAIGAELGTAEFSWSASDVLLYQLALGAGADPLSGRELRYATEQDTVVLPTFATVAQNFHATEPPKVSFPGVEIDLAKVVHGSQSVTAHRPLPASGTAVARTRISDVHDKGKAAVIWQETEVVDGAGDPLWTARSSIFARGEGGFGGERGPSERIELPDRDADVTVDVPTLPQQALLYRLCGDRNPLHSDPAFAKAAGFDAPILHGLCTYGVVAKAVTDAVLDGDASRVGSWSAKFAGIMLPGETLRVRIWHDDERHLVTAESVERSAPVLADAVFTAR is encoded by the coding sequence ATGCCCATCGACCCGTCGGTCGCGATCGGTGCCGAGCTCGGCACCGCCGAGTTCTCCTGGAGCGCCTCTGACGTGCTGCTCTACCAGCTGGCGCTCGGCGCCGGTGCCGACCCGCTCTCGGGCCGCGAACTGCGCTACGCCACCGAGCAGGACACCGTGGTGCTGCCGACGTTCGCCACCGTGGCGCAGAACTTCCACGCCACCGAGCCGCCGAAGGTCTCCTTCCCCGGCGTCGAGATCGACCTGGCCAAGGTGGTGCACGGCAGCCAGTCGGTCACCGCGCACCGCCCGCTGCCCGCCTCCGGGACCGCGGTCGCGCGCACCCGGATCAGCGACGTCCACGACAAGGGCAAGGCCGCCGTCATCTGGCAGGAGACCGAGGTGGTCGACGGCGCCGGAGACCCGCTGTGGACCGCCCGCTCGTCGATCTTCGCCCGTGGCGAGGGCGGATTCGGCGGCGAGCGGGGGCCGTCGGAGCGGATCGAGCTGCCGGACCGGGACGCCGATGTCACCGTGGACGTGCCGACGCTGCCCCAGCAGGCGCTGCTCTACCGACTGTGCGGCGACCGGAACCCGCTGCACTCGGACCCCGCGTTCGCGAAGGCCGCCGGATTCGACGCACCGATCCTGCACGGCCTGTGCACCTACGGCGTCGTCGCCAAGGCCGTGACCGACGCGGTGCTCGACGGCGACGCCTCCCGCGTCGGCTCCTGGTCGGCGAAGTTCGCCGGCATCATGCTGCCGGGTGAGACCCTGCGCGTGCGGATCTGGCACGACGATGAGCGTCATCTGGTGACCGCGGAGTCGGTGGAGCGGTCCGCTCCCGTGCTCGCGGACGCGGTGTTCACCGCGCGATAG
- a CDS encoding ferredoxin--NADP reductase — protein sequence MSIHRLLVAKVVAETHDAHSIEFEVPAELASSFTYKPGQFLTLRVPSEQTGSVARCYSLCSAPHDGGPLRVAVKRTADGYASNWLCDNATPGMEVDVLVPAGIFTPKSVDVDMLLFAGGSGVTPILSILRSVLETGTGSVALIYANRDAQSVIFASALAELTRKYPERFVVVHWLESVQGLPSAANLAALAAPFASREVFVCGPGPFMDAVSEAMTSLGKGRREVHIEKFRSLPRNPFEVEAAQEEAEEKAAIAEAEDLPADTADAPAPADDGGTVTVELDGKTTELAWPAEKKLLDVMLEAGIDAPYSCREGACSACACRLVEGEVELAHNEVLDQEDLDDGLILACQSLRRTPAVHITYE from the coding sequence GTGAGCATCCACCGACTGCTCGTCGCCAAGGTGGTCGCGGAGACGCACGACGCGCACTCCATCGAGTTCGAGGTGCCCGCCGAGCTCGCGTCGTCGTTCACCTACAAGCCCGGCCAGTTCCTCACCCTCCGGGTGCCGAGTGAACAGACCGGGTCCGTCGCGCGGTGCTACTCGCTGTGCAGCGCACCGCACGACGGCGGCCCGCTGCGGGTGGCGGTCAAGCGAACCGCCGACGGCTACGCGTCGAACTGGTTGTGCGACAACGCCACCCCGGGCATGGAGGTCGACGTGCTGGTGCCCGCGGGCATCTTCACGCCGAAGTCCGTCGATGTGGACATGCTGCTCTTCGCGGGTGGCAGCGGCGTCACGCCCATCCTGTCGATCCTGCGCTCGGTGCTGGAGACCGGCACCGGGTCCGTCGCGCTGATCTACGCCAATCGCGATGCGCAGTCGGTGATCTTCGCCTCGGCTCTCGCCGAGCTCACGCGGAAGTACCCGGAGCGGTTCGTCGTGGTGCACTGGCTCGAGTCGGTACAGGGCCTGCCCAGTGCTGCGAACCTCGCCGCGCTGGCGGCACCGTTCGCCTCGCGCGAGGTGTTCGTCTGCGGTCCGGGACCGTTCATGGACGCCGTTTCAGAGGCGATGACCTCACTCGGCAAGGGCCGCCGCGAGGTGCACATCGAGAAGTTCCGCTCCCTGCCGCGCAACCCCTTCGAGGTGGAGGCCGCGCAGGAGGAGGCTGAGGAGAAGGCCGCGATCGCCGAGGCGGAGGATCTGCCCGCCGACACCGCCGACGCCCCCGCACCCGCCGACGACGGGGGCACCGTGACCGTCGAACTGGACGGGAAGACCACCGAACTCGCGTGGCCCGCGGAGAAGAAGTTGTTGGACGTGATGCTCGAGGCGGGTATCGACGCTCCCTACTCGTGCCGCGAGGGCGCGTGCAGCGCGTGCGCGTGCCGCCTCGTCGAGGGCGAGGTCGAGCTCGCGCACAACGAGGTGCTCGATCAGGAGGACCTCGATGACGGGCTCATCCTGGCGTGCCAGTCGCTGCGCCGCACACCCGCCGTGCACATCACCTACGAATAG
- a CDS encoding Rieske 2Fe-2S domain-containing protein, with protein sequence MSTETEATARLIDSGTAPTRYARGWHCLGLLKGFADGKPHAVEAFGTKLVVFAGEDGKVNVLDGYCRHMGGDLTQGTVKGNEIACPFHDWRWGGDGKCKAIPYAKRVPLRARTRTWPTMIENDQLFVWHDVENSKPPAELDIPKIDGDVDGPEWSNWVWNEIIIEGSNCREIVDNVVDMPHFFYIHYGLPTYFKNVFDGHIASQYLDTKGRNDVTDIGLSGGDDVLLKSEAHYFGPSYMINYLHNDYKGFQIENILINCHYPIDQHSFKLMYGVKVKKLPGFDDEKSDYLAGKFAKNVGLGFLQDVEIWKNKTRIDNPLLCEEDGPVYQLRRWYEQFYVDAADVSEDMTQRFEFEIDTTHAVEAWEAEVAQNIARQESEKTSADASGAGA encoded by the coding sequence ATGAGCACCGAGACCGAGGCGACAGCCCGCCTCATCGACAGCGGCACCGCCCCCACCCGCTACGCCCGCGGCTGGCACTGCCTGGGCCTGTTGAAGGGCTTCGCGGACGGGAAGCCGCACGCCGTCGAGGCTTTCGGCACCAAGCTCGTGGTCTTCGCCGGCGAGGACGGCAAGGTCAACGTGCTCGACGGGTACTGCCGGCACATGGGCGGCGACCTGACCCAGGGCACCGTCAAGGGCAACGAGATCGCCTGTCCCTTCCACGACTGGCGCTGGGGCGGCGACGGCAAGTGCAAGGCCATCCCGTACGCCAAGCGCGTGCCGCTGCGGGCCCGCACCCGCACCTGGCCCACCATGATCGAGAACGACCAGCTCTTCGTCTGGCACGACGTGGAGAACTCCAAGCCGCCTGCGGAGCTGGACATCCCGAAGATCGACGGTGACGTCGACGGACCCGAGTGGTCGAACTGGGTGTGGAACGAGATCATCATCGAGGGCAGCAACTGCCGCGAGATCGTCGACAACGTGGTCGACATGCCGCACTTCTTCTACATCCACTACGGCCTGCCCACGTACTTCAAGAACGTCTTCGATGGGCACATCGCCTCGCAGTACCTGGACACCAAGGGCCGCAACGACGTCACCGACATCGGGCTCTCCGGCGGCGACGACGTCCTGCTCAAGTCCGAGGCGCACTACTTCGGGCCGTCGTACATGATCAACTACCTGCACAACGACTACAAGGGCTTCCAGATCGAGAACATCCTGATCAACTGCCACTACCCGATCGATCAGCACTCGTTCAAGCTCATGTACGGCGTCAAGGTCAAGAAGCTGCCCGGCTTCGACGACGAGAAGTCCGACTACCTCGCCGGCAAGTTCGCCAAGAACGTGGGACTGGGCTTCCTGCAGGACGTCGAGATCTGGAAGAACAAGACCCGCATCGACAATCCGCTGCTGTGCGAGGAGGACGGCCCCGTCTACCAGCTGCGCCGGTGGTACGAGCAGTTCTACGTGGACGCGGCGGATGTCTCCGAGGACATGACGCAGCGCTTCGAGTTCGAGATCGACACCACCCACGCCGTCGAGGCGTGGGAGGCCGAGGTCGCGCAGAACATCGCGCGCCAGGAGTCCGAGAAGACCTCCGCCGACGCGTCCGGGGCAGGGGCCTGA